Proteins encoded in a region of the Cheilinus undulatus linkage group 8, ASM1832078v1, whole genome shotgun sequence genome:
- the LOC121513715 gene encoding tubulin polymerization-promoting protein produces the protein MADHKDNIDDFKVQTAKHPNMSSVTLRPHTEQSRDRTSKRLSTESNGTSDGGMGSSTPVELTALEESFRRFAIHGDTRATGKEMHGKNWSKLCKDCGVIDGKNITLTDVDIVFSKVKKKSSRNITFDEFKVALAELARKKYKEKTGEEAEAEVFKLIEGKSPVIAGVTRAVASPTVSRLTDTTKFTGSHKERFDATGRGKGKAGREDIVDTSGYVSGYKHKGSYEKKVNKPTVGKPM, from the exons ATGGCAGACCACAA AGACAACATAGATGACTTTAAAGTCCAAACAGCCAAGCATCCCAACATGAGCTCAGTCACTTTACGGCCGCACACCGAACAGTCAAGAGACAGAACATCCAAAAGGCTTTCAACTGAGTCTAATGGCACCAGTGACGGAGGCATGGGCTCGTCCACACCAGTGGAGTTGACTGCTTTGGAAGAGTCGTTTCGTCGTTTCGCCATCCACGGTGACACTCGTGCTACCGGCAAGGAGATGCATGGCAAGAACTGGTCCAAGCTCTGCAAGGACTGTGGTGTGATTGACGGCAAAAACATCACCCTCACTGACGTGGACATCGTGTTCAGCAAAGTCAA GAAGAAATCCAGTCGCAACATCACATTCGACGAGTTCAAGGTCGCTCTGGCAGAACTGGCCAGGAAGAAATACAAAGAGAAGACAGGAGAGGAAGCCGAGGCTGAGGTCTTTAAGCTGATAGAAGGGAAGTCGCCGGTCATTGCAGGAGTCACG AGAGCCGTGGCTTCCCCGACTGTGAGCCGTCTCACGGACACCACCAAGTTTACAGGGTCGCATAAGGAGCGTTTTGACGCCACCGGGCGCGGGAAGGGTAAGGCGGGACGAGAGGACATAGTTGACACTTCAGGATACGTCTCAGGATACAAACATAAAGGGTCGTATGAGAAGAAAGTGAATAAACCCACAGTGGGCAAACCCATGTGA